One genomic segment of Paraburkholderia caffeinilytica includes these proteins:
- a CDS encoding MFS transporter, producing MSTSDASTPASADRSLRGLLLLLATIAGVAVANIYYNQPLLDNLRQSFPNSASWVGAVPAVTQLGYAAGMLLLAPLGDRFDRRLLILLQIAGMCVALVLASTAPTLPVLIAASLAIGVLATIAQQAVPFAAELAPATERGHAVGTVMSGLLLGILLARTAAGIVAEYFGWRAVFGASVVALLVLAVVIIMRLPKSRPTSTLPYGKLLVSMWHLVVEHRALREASLTGAAMFAAFSIFWSVLALLLAGAPFHLGPQAAGLFGIVGAAGAMAAPLAGKFSDRRGPRAIITISIVLVAIAFVVFALSAKSIAGLVIGVIVLDIGVQAAQISNQSRIYALKPDARSRVNTVYMVAYFIGGAVGSGVGAAVWPTFGWVGVSVAGVAFAGLAAWNHLRLAAGIQA from the coding sequence ATGTCCACATCCGACGCTTCCACTCCCGCTTCCGCCGACCGGTCGTTGCGCGGCTTGCTGCTTCTGCTCGCGACGATTGCCGGTGTGGCCGTTGCCAACATCTACTACAACCAGCCGCTGCTCGACAATTTGCGGCAATCGTTCCCGAACAGCGCGTCGTGGGTCGGCGCGGTGCCGGCCGTGACGCAGCTCGGCTACGCAGCCGGGATGCTGCTGCTCGCGCCGCTCGGCGATCGCTTCGATCGACGCCTGCTGATCCTGTTGCAGATCGCGGGCATGTGCGTCGCGCTGGTGCTGGCGTCCACGGCGCCGACGCTGCCGGTGCTGATCGCCGCGAGTCTCGCGATTGGCGTGCTCGCCACCATCGCGCAGCAGGCGGTGCCGTTCGCGGCCGAACTCGCACCGGCTACCGAGCGTGGCCATGCCGTCGGCACGGTGATGAGCGGATTGTTGCTGGGGATTTTGCTGGCGCGGACGGCGGCGGGCATCGTCGCCGAGTATTTCGGCTGGCGCGCCGTGTTCGGCGCTTCGGTGGTCGCGCTGCTGGTGCTGGCGGTGGTGATCATCATGCGCCTGCCGAAGAGCAGGCCGACCTCGACGCTGCCGTACGGCAAGCTGCTGGTCTCGATGTGGCACCTGGTGGTCGAGCATCGCGCGCTGCGCGAAGCCTCGCTGACCGGAGCGGCGATGTTCGCGGCGTTCAGCATTTTCTGGTCGGTGCTGGCCCTGCTGCTGGCGGGCGCGCCGTTTCATCTTGGACCGCAGGCGGCCGGGCTATTCGGAATCGTCGGCGCCGCGGGGGCAATGGCCGCGCCGCTCGCCGGCAAGTTTTCCGACCGGCGCGGGCCGCGGGCCATTATCACGATATCGATCGTGCTGGTGGCGATTGCGTTTGTGGTTTTTGCGTTGTCGGCAAAGAGTATTGCCGGATTGGTGATCGGCGTGATCGTCCTCGATATTGGTGTACAGGCTGCGCAGATTTCCAATCAATCGCGGATTTATGCGTTGAAGCCCGATGCGCGAAGTCGCGTGAATACCGTTTATATGGTCGCCTATTTTATTGGTGGCGCTGTCGGGTCGGGAGTGGGCGCCGCGGTTTGGCCGACGTTCGGGTGGGTTGGCGTGAGCGTTGCCGGGGTTGCTTTTGCCGGACTGGCGGCGTGGAATCATTTGAGGCTTGCCGCCGGCATTCAAGCTTAG
- a CDS encoding entericidin A/B family lipoprotein produces MNRLIALLLIAGTAALAGCNTMAGVGQDISKGGNAITNSAEQAK; encoded by the coding sequence ATGAATCGACTAATCGCTTTGCTTCTCATTGCAGGGACGGCTGCGCTCGCGGGTTGCAATACGATGGCGGGAGTCGGACAGGATATTTCGAAGGGCGGCAACGCCATCACGAACTCAGCCGAACAGGCGAAGTAA
- a CDS encoding NADPH-dependent 2,4-dienoyl-CoA reductase has translation MSYPHLLAELDLGFTRLRNRVVMGSMHTGMEDRFWNYPKLAAYFRERAKGGVGLIVTGGISPNRQGWLLPFGGTLNSVFDLRNHRLLTDAVHAEGGKIALQILHAGRYGYQPFVVSASALKSPISKFKPRALTEAGIARTVRDYARCARLAQRAGYDGIEIMGSEGYLLNQFLCPRTNRRTDRYGGSIENRMRLAREIVERVRAACGERFIVVYRLSLIDLVEGGNTWEETVQVAQALEAAGVTMFNTGIGWHEARVPTIVTSVPRAAFAALSARLKAAVKVPVIVSNRINTPEVAEELLAQGAGDLVSMARPLLADPEFVLKTAEGRAHEINTCIACNQACLDHTFKNQRASCLVNPRAGRETELIYRPIAGQRAARSVAVVGAGPAGLSAATVAASRGHRVTLFDASATIGGQFNLAMRVPGKEEFSETIRYFQSQLERHRVDVRLDTRVDPALLAAGGYDDVIIATGIVPRSPAIAGIDGPNVLSYVDVLRGAPVGRRVAVIGAGGIGFDVSEFLLHRSGDPLPVPRDTWLDEWGVDLAVRERGGLKPPAPAQPVREIWLLQRKTGKLGMGLGKTSGWVHRATLARNGVKMLGGVSYQEIGERGLKIARDGVEEWLEVDTIVVCAGQESLRDLIPETAARAADGSNRARGTGRANGAKGANGPTGTNGPRYHVIGGAKVATELDAKRAIREGAEVAAAL, from the coding sequence ATGTCTTACCCACATTTACTCGCTGAACTCGACCTCGGCTTCACCCGCTTGCGCAATCGCGTGGTGATGGGTTCGATGCACACCGGCATGGAGGATCGTTTCTGGAACTACCCGAAACTGGCCGCGTATTTCCGTGAGCGCGCGAAAGGCGGCGTCGGCCTGATCGTCACGGGCGGAATCTCACCGAACCGGCAAGGCTGGCTGCTGCCTTTCGGCGGCACGCTGAACTCGGTGTTCGATCTGCGCAATCACCGCTTGTTGACCGACGCCGTGCATGCCGAAGGCGGCAAGATCGCGCTGCAGATCCTGCATGCGGGCCGCTACGGGTATCAGCCTTTTGTCGTGTCGGCGTCGGCGCTCAAGTCGCCGATCTCGAAGTTCAAACCGCGCGCGCTCACCGAAGCCGGCATCGCGCGAACCGTGCGCGACTACGCACGCTGCGCACGCCTTGCCCAGCGCGCCGGTTACGACGGCATCGAGATCATGGGCAGCGAAGGCTATCTGCTCAACCAGTTCCTGTGCCCGCGCACGAACCGGCGTACCGATCGCTACGGCGGCAGCATCGAGAACCGCATGCGGCTCGCGCGCGAGATTGTCGAGCGCGTTCGCGCGGCGTGCGGCGAACGCTTTATCGTGGTGTACCGGCTCTCGCTGATCGATCTGGTCGAAGGCGGCAACACGTGGGAAGAAACCGTGCAGGTCGCCCAGGCGCTCGAAGCCGCCGGCGTCACGATGTTCAACACCGGAATCGGCTGGCATGAGGCGCGGGTGCCGACCATCGTGACCTCGGTGCCGCGTGCCGCATTCGCTGCACTAAGCGCGCGGTTGAAGGCTGCCGTCAAGGTGCCGGTGATCGTGTCGAACCGCATCAACACGCCCGAGGTCGCCGAGGAACTGCTCGCTCAGGGCGCGGGCGATCTGGTGTCGATGGCGAGGCCGCTTCTCGCCGACCCGGAGTTCGTGCTGAAGACGGCCGAGGGACGCGCGCACGAAATCAACACCTGCATTGCCTGCAATCAGGCCTGCCTCGATCACACGTTCAAGAACCAGCGTGCAAGTTGTCTCGTGAATCCACGCGCGGGACGCGAGACCGAGCTGATCTATCGGCCGATCGCGGGCCAGCGGGCCGCGCGCTCGGTGGCGGTGGTCGGCGCGGGTCCGGCGGGACTTTCCGCGGCGACCGTTGCAGCGTCGCGCGGGCATCGCGTGACGTTATTCGATGCGAGCGCAACGATCGGCGGCCAGTTCAATCTGGCGATGCGCGTGCCGGGCAAGGAAGAGTTCAGCGAAACGATCCGCTATTTTCAGAGCCAGTTGGAGCGGCATCGCGTCGACGTGCGGCTCGATACGCGCGTCGATCCTGCATTGCTCGCGGCCGGCGGTTACGACGATGTGATCATCGCCACCGGCATCGTGCCGCGGAGCCCGGCGATCGCCGGCATCGACGGGCCCAACGTGCTGTCTTATGTGGATGTGTTGCGCGGCGCGCCGGTGGGACGACGCGTCGCGGTGATCGGTGCGGGCGGGATCGGTTTCGATGTCAGCGAGTTCTTGCTGCATCGTTCGGGCGACCCGCTGCCCGTTCCGCGCGATACATGGCTCGACGAATGGGGAGTCGACCTTGCGGTGCGGGAACGCGGCGGATTGAAACCGCCGGCGCCGGCCCAGCCGGTCCGCGAAATCTGGCTGCTGCAGCGCAAGACGGGCAAACTCGGCATGGGGCTCGGCAAGACCTCGGGCTGGGTGCATCGCGCGACGCTGGCAAGAAACGGGGTGAAGATGCTCGGCGGCGTGTCGTATCAGGAGATCGGCGAACGCGGTTTGAAGATCGCGCGTGACGGTGTCGAAGAATGGCTTGAAGTGGACACGATCGTCGTGTGTGCGGGACAGGAGTCGTTGCGCGACCTGATTCCGGAGACAGCGGCACGCGCTGCGGATGGATCGAATCGCGCGCGTGGGACCGGCCGCGCAAACGGCGCTAAAGGCGCGAATGGCCCGACCGGTACGAACGGTCCGCGCTATCACGTGATCGGCGGCGCAAAGGTGGCAACCGAACTGGACGCGAAACGCGCGATTCGCGAGGGCGCGGAGGTGGCAGCGGCGCTCTGA
- a CDS encoding EamA family transporter, translating into MAPQLPSRFSRGSSRGFPRGFPIRLPQSRNGQIALALAVVYLVWGSTYLAVHVALGSFPPLLLSGLRNLFAGIGLFIFAARRTPVWPSAVEIRNAGLVGTMLVGLSSGMLAYGMRTVGTGTAAVMVATVPLFATVIAAVAGRKIGRGEWFAVGLGLVGIAILSHGDSASGSAGGSLAILCGALFWAGGAHLAGRLKLPSDLFLSTSLQIGLGGAMSTIVAWVTGERMMDVHFLPVLAFVYLMLIGTMTAYVAYGFLIRHTSPIIASSCMYVNPVVAVALGALLLGEPVTHSTVIATIVILASVGLSFWFDYRKKGLA; encoded by the coding sequence ATGGCGCCGCAACTTCCCAGCCGCTTTTCGCGTGGTTCATCGCGTGGCTTCCCGCGCGGTTTTCCGATCCGTTTGCCGCAGTCCCGTAATGGGCAAATCGCGCTAGCGCTCGCCGTCGTCTATCTCGTGTGGGGGTCGACGTATCTCGCCGTGCACGTCGCGCTCGGTTCGTTTCCGCCCTTGCTGCTGTCCGGGTTACGCAATCTGTTTGCCGGAATAGGGCTTTTCATCTTCGCCGCACGCCGCACGCCGGTCTGGCCGAGCGCGGTTGAAATCCGCAATGCCGGCCTTGTCGGCACGATGCTGGTCGGCTTGTCGAGCGGCATGCTGGCCTACGGCATGCGCACGGTCGGCACCGGCACCGCCGCTGTGATGGTCGCGACTGTGCCGCTGTTCGCGACGGTGATCGCGGCGGTGGCGGGGCGCAAGATCGGCAGAGGCGAATGGTTCGCGGTCGGTCTCGGGCTGGTGGGCATTGCAATCCTGAGTCATGGCGACAGCGCGTCGGGATCGGCGGGCGGCAGCCTGGCGATTCTGTGCGGTGCGCTTTTCTGGGCCGGCGGCGCGCATCTGGCCGGGCGGCTGAAGCTGCCGTCGGACCTGTTTCTCTCGACGTCGTTGCAGATCGGCCTTGGCGGCGCGATGTCGACGATAGTCGCCTGGGTGACGGGTGAGCGGATGATGGACGTGCATTTTCTGCCGGTGCTGGCCTTCGTCTATCTGATGCTGATCGGGACGATGACTGCCTACGTGGCGTATGGTTTTCTGATCCGGCATACGAGTCCGATCATCGCCAGCAGCTGCATGTACGTGAATCCGGTGGTTGCGGTGGCGCTCGGTGCGTTGTTGCTCGGCGAGCCGGTCACGCATTCGACGGTGATCGCGACGATCGTGATTCTGGCCAGCGTGGGCCTGTCTTTCTGGTTCGATTACCGGAAGAAGGGGCTTGCCTGA
- a CDS encoding pentapeptide MXKDX repeat protein, with amino-acid sequence MKKFAIAAMAVALLTSGGAAFAQASGAMSNDSMSKDTMSKDSMSKDTMSKDSMKKDTMKKHDKMKKGGDAMGMKHEASGAMAN; translated from the coding sequence ATGAAAAAGTTCGCAATCGCAGCAATGGCCGTCGCCCTCCTGACCAGCGGCGGCGCCGCGTTCGCTCAGGCAAGCGGCGCCATGTCCAACGATTCGATGTCCAAAGACACAATGTCGAAGGATTCGATGTCCAAAGACACCATGTCGAAGGACAGCATGAAGAAGGACACCATGAAGAAGCACGACAAGATGAAGAAGGGCGGCGACGCGATGGGCATGAAGCACGAAGCATCGGGCGCCATGGCCAACTGA
- a CDS encoding molybdopterin-dependent oxidoreductase → MTKPDTQPDRTLALMRDSKLDRDAILIDARHELAMPSRRLFGKRLLTLGGLSMLTGCSLTDNDSVNAFLMAVSRLNDRAQAALFDPKQLAPTYTEAQITRPFPFNAFYGIDEVPDVDPSDYKLKISGLVTGQRVWTLPELYALPHAEQITRHICVEGWSAIGRWGGTPFADFLRRIGADTSAKYVGFKCADDYYESIDMPTALHPQTLLTFSYDGERLPAKYGFPMKLRMPTKLGYKNPKHIVEMFVTNTFPGGYWVDQGYNWFGGS, encoded by the coding sequence ATGACCAAGCCCGATACACAACCCGATCGAACGCTCGCACTGATGCGTGACAGCAAGCTCGACCGCGACGCGATCCTGATCGACGCGCGGCACGAACTCGCGATGCCGTCGCGGCGCCTGTTCGGCAAGCGCCTGCTGACGCTCGGCGGCCTGTCGATGCTGACGGGCTGCTCGCTCACCGACAACGACTCGGTCAACGCATTCCTGATGGCGGTGTCGCGTCTGAACGACCGTGCGCAAGCCGCATTGTTCGATCCGAAACAGCTCGCACCGACCTACACCGAAGCACAGATCACGCGGCCGTTTCCGTTCAACGCCTTCTACGGCATCGACGAGGTCCCCGACGTCGACCCTTCCGACTACAAGCTGAAGATCAGCGGCCTCGTGACCGGTCAGCGTGTCTGGACCTTGCCCGAGTTGTACGCACTGCCGCATGCCGAGCAGATTACGCGGCATATCTGCGTGGAAGGGTGGAGCGCCATCGGCCGCTGGGGCGGCACGCCGTTTGCCGATTTTCTGCGGCGCATCGGCGCGGACACGAGCGCGAAGTACGTCGGCTTCAAATGCGCCGACGACTACTACGAAAGCATTGACATGCCGACCGCGCTGCATCCGCAAACGCTGCTCACGTTTTCCTACGACGGCGAACGCCTGCCCGCGAAATACGGCTTCCCGATGAAGCTGCGCATGCCGACCAAGCTCGGCTACAAGAATCCGAAACACATCGTCGAGATGTTCGTCACCAACACGTTCCCTGGCGGCTATTGGGTCGACCAGGGCTACAACTGGTTCGGAGGCTCCTGA
- a CDS encoding cytochrome b/b6 domain-containing protein, giving the protein MATPHALSETAPPATPRSGTIHPVWVRVTHWLNALAAIVMMLSGWRIYDASPIFKDFMFPPAITLGGWLGGALQWHFAAMWLLVFNGVVYLALNLVSGRFVRKFLPVSPRAVLHDFIAALTGKLSHADLRVYNAVQKFAYLFVVCDLIVLVLSGLAIWKSVQFPLLRELMGGYDNARVVHFCAMSLMAAFIVVHLVMVALVPRSLLAMLRGR; this is encoded by the coding sequence ATGGCAACCCCTCATGCGCTCAGCGAAACCGCTCCGCCCGCCACGCCGCGGAGCGGCACGATTCACCCGGTGTGGGTGCGCGTCACGCATTGGCTCAACGCGCTCGCGGCCATCGTGATGATGCTGTCCGGCTGGCGCATCTACGACGCGTCGCCGATCTTCAAGGACTTCATGTTTCCCCCGGCAATCACGCTCGGCGGCTGGCTCGGCGGCGCGCTGCAATGGCACTTCGCGGCGATGTGGCTGCTGGTTTTCAACGGTGTGGTCTATCTCGCGCTGAATCTGGTCAGTGGGCGCTTCGTGCGCAAGTTCCTGCCGGTCTCGCCGCGCGCCGTGCTGCACGATTTCATCGCCGCGCTGACCGGCAAGCTTTCGCATGCCGATCTGCGTGTCTACAACGCGGTGCAGAAATTCGCCTACCTGTTTGTCGTGTGCGATCTGATCGTGCTGGTGCTCTCGGGCCTCGCGATCTGGAAATCGGTGCAGTTTCCGCTGCTGCGCGAACTGATGGGCGGCTACGACAACGCGCGTGTCGTCCACTTCTGCGCCATGTCCCTGATGGCGGCGTTCATCGTCGTGCATCTGGTGATGGTGGCGCTCGTGCCGCGCTCGCTGCTGGCGATGCTGCGCGGACGCTAA
- a CDS encoding DUF1223 domain-containing protein: MQTARTRHANRHVNRHVTRAIALAMALTTLSASGLATAAAAVCASRSPAHRVALVELYSSEGCSSCPPADNWLSQWKNSGASQSIVPLALHVDYWNSLGWTDRFSQHRFTERQQTLTDLAGGHTIYTPEVFVSGRELRSWSQRDSFQSRIGKVVAEPAQANVALELKPQAKGAFNVDAQFTSKVADATAALNAYVAVYQNALNSQVRAGENSGATLHHERVVRQWIGPVPLVAGNAQIRRDIRIDDADANAPADTFGVVAFVENAATGDVLQVGELAACH; the protein is encoded by the coding sequence ATGCAAACCGCACGAACCCGCCACGCCAATCGGCATGTCAACCGCCATGTCACTCGCGCAATCGCGCTAGCCATGGCGCTGACAACCCTTTCAGCCAGCGGCCTTGCAACCGCAGCCGCTGCCGTATGCGCGTCGCGCAGCCCGGCGCACCGCGTTGCGCTCGTGGAGCTCTACAGCAGCGAAGGTTGCAGCAGCTGCCCGCCCGCCGACAACTGGTTGAGCCAGTGGAAAAACAGCGGTGCAAGCCAGAGCATCGTGCCATTGGCCCTGCATGTGGACTACTGGAATAGCCTCGGCTGGACCGACCGCTTCTCCCAGCATCGTTTTACCGAGCGTCAACAAACCCTCACTGACCTCGCCGGCGGCCACACCATTTACACGCCGGAGGTTTTCGTGTCAGGCCGCGAACTGCGCAGCTGGTCGCAACGCGACAGTTTTCAGAGCCGCATCGGCAAGGTCGTCGCCGAACCGGCGCAGGCGAATGTGGCGCTTGAGCTGAAACCCCAGGCGAAGGGCGCCTTCAATGTCGATGCGCAATTCACCAGCAAGGTGGCCGATGCCACCGCCGCGCTGAATGCCTACGTCGCGGTCTACCAGAACGCCTTGAACTCGCAGGTCAGAGCCGGGGAAAACAGCGGCGCGACGCTGCATCACGAACGCGTCGTGCGGCAGTGGATCGGCCCCGTGCCGCTCGTTGCCGGCAACGCGCAAATCCGCCGCGATATCCGTATCGACGATGCCGATGCGAATGCGCCGGCCGACACCTTCGGCGTCGTCGCTTTCGTCGAGAACGCCGCAACCGGCGACGTATTGCAAGTGGGCGAACTGGCCGCCTGCCACTGA
- a CDS encoding GreA/GreB family elongation factor has protein sequence MKKTKTCYLTELDVARLEKHAAAPGADAKLQDMLDDVLARAVIVESRNIPANIVTMNSQATLVDETSGEQMTWTVVYPPDADFAQGRLNVFSPLGLALLGAKRGERIRFTPPSGTEKVLKLDKILFQPEAADDFTL, from the coding sequence ATGAAAAAGACGAAAACCTGTTACCTCACCGAACTCGACGTCGCCCGCCTTGAAAAGCATGCGGCCGCGCCGGGTGCCGACGCCAAATTGCAAGACATGCTCGACGACGTTCTCGCACGCGCCGTGATCGTCGAATCGCGCAACATCCCAGCGAACATTGTCACGATGAATTCGCAAGCCACGCTGGTCGACGAAACCAGCGGCGAGCAGATGACCTGGACAGTTGTCTATCCGCCCGATGCGGACTTCGCGCAGGGCCGCCTGAACGTGTTTTCGCCGTTGGGTCTTGCGCTGCTGGGCGCCAAACGCGGTGAACGCATCCGCTTCACGCCGCCGAGCGGCACGGAGAAGGTGCTGAAGCTCGACAAGATCCTGTTCCAGCCGGAAGCCGCCGACGATTTCACGCTGTAA
- the thiC gene encoding phosphomethylpyrimidine synthase ThiC → MNANPKFLSADAHVDAAAVAPLPNSRKVYVTGSRPDIRVPMREISQADTPDSFGGEKNPPVYVYDTSGPYSDPEAKIDIRAGLPALRQAWIEERGDTEALTGLSSDFSRERAADTATADLRFKGLHRTPRRAIAGKNVSQMHYARRGIITPEMEYIAIRENQQRAAYLESLKTSGPNGEKLAAMMGRQHPGQAFGASAFGPDGLKEITAEFVREEVARGRAIIPNNINHPESEPMIIGRNFLVKVNANIGNSAVTSSIGEEVDKMTWAIRWGGDTVMDLSTGKHIHETREWIIRNSPVPIGTVPIYQALEKVNGKAEDLTWEIFRDTLIEQAEQGVDYFTIHAGVRLQYVPLTAKRMTGIVSRGGSIMAKWCLAHHKESFLYEHFEDICEIMKAYDVAFSLGDGLRPGSIYDANDEAQLGELKTLGELTQIAWKHDVQTMIEGPGHVPMQLIKENMDLQLEWCDEAPFYTLGPLTTDIAPGYDHITSGIGAAMIGWFGTAMLCYVTPKEHLGLPNKDDVKTGIITYKLAAHAADLAKGHPGAQVRDNALSKARFEFRWEDQFNLGLDPDKAREFHDETLPKDSAKVAHFCSMCGPHFCSMKITQDVREFAAQQGVTDDEALKKGMEVKSIEFMKKGAEIYQRQ, encoded by the coding sequence ATGAACGCCAACCCGAAGTTCCTTTCCGCCGACGCCCACGTCGATGCCGCCGCCGTCGCGCCGCTGCCGAATTCACGCAAGGTCTACGTGACCGGCTCGCGCCCCGATATCCGCGTGCCGATGCGTGAAATTTCCCAGGCGGATACGCCGGACAGCTTCGGCGGCGAGAAGAATCCGCCGGTCTATGTCTACGACACGTCGGGCCCCTACTCCGATCCGGAAGCCAAAATCGACATCCGCGCCGGTCTGCCCGCGCTGCGTCAAGCCTGGATCGAGGAGCGCGGCGACACCGAAGCGCTGACGGGCCTGTCGAGCGACTTCAGCCGCGAACGCGCCGCCGACACCGCGACCGCCGATCTGCGCTTCAAAGGCCTGCACCGCACGCCGCGCCGCGCCATCGCCGGCAAGAACGTCTCGCAGATGCACTACGCACGTCGCGGCATCATCACGCCGGAAATGGAATACATCGCGATTCGCGAGAACCAGCAACGCGCCGCGTATCTGGAAAGCCTGAAGACGAGCGGCCCGAACGGCGAAAAGCTCGCCGCGATGATGGGCCGCCAGCATCCGGGCCAGGCGTTCGGCGCGAGTGCATTCGGTCCCGATGGCCTGAAGGAAATCACCGCGGAATTCGTGCGCGAAGAAGTGGCGCGCGGCCGCGCGATCATCCCGAACAACATCAACCATCCGGAAAGCGAGCCGATGATCATCGGCCGTAACTTCCTCGTGAAGGTGAATGCGAACATCGGCAACTCGGCGGTAACCTCGTCGATCGGCGAAGAAGTCGACAAGATGACCTGGGCGATCCGCTGGGGCGGCGACACGGTGATGGATCTGTCCACCGGCAAGCACATTCACGAAACGCGCGAGTGGATCATCCGCAATTCGCCGGTGCCGATCGGCACGGTGCCGATCTATCAGGCTTTGGAAAAGGTCAACGGCAAGGCCGAAGACCTGACGTGGGAAATCTTCCGCGACACGCTGATCGAACAGGCCGAGCAAGGCGTCGACTACTTCACGATTCACGCCGGCGTGCGTCTGCAATACGTGCCGCTGACAGCGAAGCGCATGACCGGTATCGTCTCGCGCGGCGGCTCGATCATGGCGAAGTGGTGCCTCGCGCATCACAAGGAAAGCTTCCTGTACGAGCACTTCGAAGACATCTGCGAAATCATGAAGGCGTATGACGTCGCCTTCTCGCTCGGCGACGGTCTGCGTCCCGGCTCGATCTACGATGCGAACGACGAAGCGCAGCTCGGCGAACTGAAGACGCTCGGCGAACTCACGCAGATCGCGTGGAAGCACGACGTGCAGACGATGATCGAAGGCCCCGGCCACGTGCCGATGCAGTTGATCAAGGAGAACATGGACCTGCAACTGGAATGGTGCGACGAAGCACCGTTCTACACGCTGGGACCGTTGACCACGGACATCGCGCCGGGTTACGACCACATCACCTCGGGCATCGGCGCGGCGATGATCGGCTGGTTCGGCACGGCGATGCTCTGCTACGTGACGCCGAAGGAGCACCTTGGGCTGCCGAACAAGGACGACGTCAAGACCGGCATCATCACGTACAAGCTCGCCGCGCATGCCGCCGATCTGGCGAAGGGCCATCCGGGCGCGCAGGTGCGTGACAACGCGCTGTCGAAGGCGCGTTTCGAGTTCCGTTGGGAAGACCAGTTCAATCTCGGTCTCGACCCGGACAAGGCACGCGAGTTCCACGACGAAACGCTGCCGAAGGATTCGGCCAAGGTCGCGCATTTCTGCTCGATGTGCGGCCCGCACTTCTGCTCGATGAAAATCACCCAGGACGTGCGCGAGTTCGCCGCGCAACAAGGCGTCACCGACGACGAAGCGCTGAAGAAAGGCATGGAAGTGAAGTCGATCGAGTTCATGAAGAAAGGCGCTGAAATTTATCAGCGGCAGTAA
- a CDS encoding glycine zipper 2TM domain-containing protein produces MKSIRQLGTFATIVALVASLSACEGMTTRQRDTVIGAGVGGVAGGLIGGNALSTIGGAAAGGIIGNQVGK; encoded by the coding sequence ATGAAATCGATTCGTCAACTCGGTACGTTTGCGACGATCGTCGCGCTTGTCGCAAGTCTTTCCGCATGTGAGGGCATGACCACGCGGCAACGCGACACGGTAATCGGCGCGGGTGTGGGCGGCGTGGCGGGCGGGCTGATCGGCGGCAATGCACTGTCGACGATTGGCGGTGCGGCGGCAGGCGGCATCATCGGCAATCAGGTCGGCAAGTAA